The Budorcas taxicolor isolate Tak-1 chromosome 25, Takin1.1, whole genome shotgun sequence genome includes a region encoding these proteins:
- the DPF2 gene encoding zinc finger protein ubi-d4 isoform X1, which translates to MAAVVENVVKLLGEQYYKDAMEQCHNYNARLCAERSVRLPFLDSQTGVAQSNCYIWMEKRHRGPGLASGQLYSYPARRWRKKRRAHPPEDPRLSFPSIKPDTDQTLKKEGLISQDGSSLEALLRTDPLEKRGAPDPRVDDDSLGEFPVTNSRARKRILEPDDFLDDLDDEDYEEDTPKRRGKGKSKSKGVGSARKKLDASILEDRDKPYACDNSFKQKHTSKAPQRVCGKRYKNRPGLSYHYAHSHLAEEEGEDKEDSQPPTPVSQRSEEQKSKKGPDGLALPNNYCDFCLGDSKINKKTGQPEELVSCSDCGRSGHPSCLQFTPVMMAAVKTYRWQCIECKCCNICGTSENDDQLLFCDDCDRGYHMYCLTPSMSEPPEGSWSCHLCLDLLKEKASIYQNQNSS; encoded by the exons ATGGCGGCCGTGGTGGAAAATGTAGTGAAGCT CCTTGGGGAGCAGTATTACAAAGATGCCATGGAGCAGTGCCACAATTACAACGCCCGCCTCTGTGCTGAGCGCAGCGTACGCCTGCCTTTCTTGGACTCACAGACGGGAGTAGCCCAGAGCAACTGTTATATCTGGATGGAAAAGCGACATCGGGGTCCAG gaTTGGCCTCTGGGCAGCTGTACTCTTACCCTGCCCGGCGCTGGCGGAAAAAGCGGCGAGCCCACCCTCCTGAGGATCCAAGGCTTTCTTTCCCATCTATTAAACCAG ACACAGACCAGACCCTGAAGAAGGAGGGGCTGATCTCTCAGGACGGCAGTAGTTTAGAGGCTCTGTTACGCACcgaccccctggagaagcgagGCGCCCCCGATCCCCGAGTTGATGATGACAGCCTGGGCGAGTTTCCTGTGACAAACAGTCGAGCACGGAAG CGGATCCTAGAACCAGATGACTTCCTGGATGACCTTGATGATGAGGACTATGAAGAAGACACTCCCAAGCGTCGGGGCAAGGGGAAGTCCAAG AGTAAAGGTGTGGGCAGTGCCCGTAAGAAGCTGGACGCTTCCATCCTGGAGGATCGGGACAAACCCTATGCCTGTGACA aTAGTTTCAAACAAAAGCATACCTCGAAAGCGCCCCAGAGAG TTTGTGGAAAACGTTACAAGAACCGACCAGGCCTGAGTTACCACTATGCCCACTCCCACTTGGCTGAGGAGGAGGGCGAGGACAAGGAAGACTCACAGCCACCCACCCCCGTTTCCCAGAGGTCCGAGGAGCAGAAAT CCAAGAAGGGTCCTGATGGATTGGCCCTGCCCAACAACTACTGCGACTTCTGCCTGGGGGACTCCAAGATCAACAAGAAGACAGGACAGCCCGAGGAGCTGGTGTCCTGCTCTGACTGTGGCCGCTCAG GGCACCCGTCCTGCCTCCAGTTCACCCCCGTGATGATGGCAGCGGTGAAGACCTACCGCTGGCAGTGCATCGAGTGCAAGTGCTGCAACATCTGTGGCACCTCCGAGAACGAC GACCAGCTGCTCTTCTGTGATGACTGCGATCGTGGCTACCACATGTATTGTCTAACCCCGTCCATGTCTGAGCCTCCTGAAG GAAGTTGGAGCTGCCACTTGTGTCTGGACCTGTTGAAGGAAAAAGCTTCTATCTACCAGAATCAGAACTCCTCTTGA
- the DPF2 gene encoding zinc finger protein ubi-d4 isoform X2, which yields MAAVVENVVKLLGEQYYKDAMEQCHNYNARLCAERSVRLPFLDSQTGVAQSNCYIWMEKRHRGPGLASGQLYSYPARRWRKKRRAHPPEDPRLSFPSIKPDTDQTLKKEGLISQDGSSLEALLRTDPLEKRGAPDPRVDDDSLGEFPVTNSRARKRILEPDDFLDDLDDEDYEEDTPKRRGKGKSKSKGVGSARKKLDASILEDRDKPYACDICGKRYKNRPGLSYHYAHSHLAEEEGEDKEDSQPPTPVSQRSEEQKSKKGPDGLALPNNYCDFCLGDSKINKKTGQPEELVSCSDCGRSGHPSCLQFTPVMMAAVKTYRWQCIECKCCNICGTSENDDQLLFCDDCDRGYHMYCLTPSMSEPPEGSWSCHLCLDLLKEKASIYQNQNSS from the exons ATGGCGGCCGTGGTGGAAAATGTAGTGAAGCT CCTTGGGGAGCAGTATTACAAAGATGCCATGGAGCAGTGCCACAATTACAACGCCCGCCTCTGTGCTGAGCGCAGCGTACGCCTGCCTTTCTTGGACTCACAGACGGGAGTAGCCCAGAGCAACTGTTATATCTGGATGGAAAAGCGACATCGGGGTCCAG gaTTGGCCTCTGGGCAGCTGTACTCTTACCCTGCCCGGCGCTGGCGGAAAAAGCGGCGAGCCCACCCTCCTGAGGATCCAAGGCTTTCTTTCCCATCTATTAAACCAG ACACAGACCAGACCCTGAAGAAGGAGGGGCTGATCTCTCAGGACGGCAGTAGTTTAGAGGCTCTGTTACGCACcgaccccctggagaagcgagGCGCCCCCGATCCCCGAGTTGATGATGACAGCCTGGGCGAGTTTCCTGTGACAAACAGTCGAGCACGGAAG CGGATCCTAGAACCAGATGACTTCCTGGATGACCTTGATGATGAGGACTATGAAGAAGACACTCCCAAGCGTCGGGGCAAGGGGAAGTCCAAG AGTAAAGGTGTGGGCAGTGCCCGTAAGAAGCTGGACGCTTCCATCCTGGAGGATCGGGACAAACCCTATGCCTGTGACA TTTGTGGAAAACGTTACAAGAACCGACCAGGCCTGAGTTACCACTATGCCCACTCCCACTTGGCTGAGGAGGAGGGCGAGGACAAGGAAGACTCACAGCCACCCACCCCCGTTTCCCAGAGGTCCGAGGAGCAGAAAT CCAAGAAGGGTCCTGATGGATTGGCCCTGCCCAACAACTACTGCGACTTCTGCCTGGGGGACTCCAAGATCAACAAGAAGACAGGACAGCCCGAGGAGCTGGTGTCCTGCTCTGACTGTGGCCGCTCAG GGCACCCGTCCTGCCTCCAGTTCACCCCCGTGATGATGGCAGCGGTGAAGACCTACCGCTGGCAGTGCATCGAGTGCAAGTGCTGCAACATCTGTGGCACCTCCGAGAACGAC GACCAGCTGCTCTTCTGTGATGACTGCGATCGTGGCTACCACATGTATTGTCTAACCCCGTCCATGTCTGAGCCTCCTGAAG GAAGTTGGAGCTGCCACTTGTGTCTGGACCTGTTGAAGGAAAAAGCTTCTATCTACCAGAATCAGAACTCCTCTTGA